From one Burkholderia pyrrocinia genomic stretch:
- a CDS encoding GbsR/MarR family transcriptional regulator, with the protein MELTPIAERFILHWGEMGSRWGVNRTVSQIHALLYLAGRPVAADEIAETLNVARSNVSTSLKELQAWRLAKVVHVLGDRRDHFETSTDIWELFKLIVEGRRQREIEPTLTVLRDCLTSPEIANESRETEQRIRDTLQFVETLTTWSDEMLRLKPDTLMKALGIGAKISQTVRRKSSK; encoded by the coding sequence ATGGAACTCACACCGATTGCCGAACGATTCATTCTCCACTGGGGCGAAATGGGCTCGCGGTGGGGCGTCAACCGAACCGTCTCGCAGATTCACGCGCTGCTCTACCTGGCCGGCCGGCCGGTCGCGGCCGACGAGATCGCCGAGACGCTCAACGTCGCGCGCTCCAACGTCAGCACGAGCCTGAAGGAACTGCAGGCGTGGCGGCTCGCGAAGGTCGTGCATGTGCTGGGCGATCGCCGCGACCATTTCGAGACGTCGACCGACATCTGGGAACTGTTCAAGCTGATCGTCGAAGGGCGGCGGCAGCGCGAGATCGAGCCGACGCTCACGGTGCTGCGCGATTGCCTGACGAGCCCGGAGATCGCCAACGAGAGCCGCGAGACCGAACAGCGCATCCGCGACACGCTGCAGTTCGTCGAGACGCTCACGACCTGGTCGGACGAGATGCTGCGGCTCAAGCCCGATACGCTGATGAAGGCGCTCGGCATCGGCGCGAAGATCAGCCAGACGGTCAGGCGCAAGTCGTCGAAGTAA
- a CDS encoding TIGR01777 family oxidoreductase yields MNTLPAFDWALNLLIVQGAMGAFDTLYHHELTQDLPNSPRARLELAIHAVRSVLYGLVFASIANVAFHGAWVAAIAAVVLVEVVLTLWDFVVEDQSRKLPATERVLHTLLAVNGGALFGMLAMQLAVWAHEPTALHAIDVGWRGWLLSLFAVGVTVSGIRDGIAACRIARHAPVANPFAGQPAGNVLVTGGTGFIGETLVNQLLDAGHTVTLLARDPLRAAYQFHGRVRSVTSVEQLQPHERFDTVINLAGAPVLGARWSKRRQALLLASRVGVTQSLMRWVETAQVKPRTWIQASAIGYYGVRPADERLDEGSSAGTGFMSELCRQWERSSQPLERHGVRAVVLRLGIVFGPGGALRPMLLPHYFGMGGRFGDGAQVMSWIHRDDVLRIIARAMSNAGMHGVYNAVAPGALTQREFVQVVTKVLRRPAWLHVPAAPLRCAMGEMAELLLDGKRVMPARLHHDGFMFRFPTAEHALRDLTNRPHGDFAHPACRLPRSRV; encoded by the coding sequence ATGAACACCTTGCCTGCCTTCGACTGGGCGCTCAACCTGCTGATCGTGCAGGGCGCGATGGGCGCATTCGATACGCTTTATCACCACGAACTCACGCAGGACCTGCCTAACAGCCCGCGCGCGCGGCTCGAGCTGGCGATTCATGCGGTGCGTTCCGTGCTCTACGGCCTCGTGTTCGCATCGATCGCGAACGTCGCGTTTCACGGCGCCTGGGTCGCGGCCATCGCGGCGGTGGTGCTTGTCGAAGTGGTGCTGACGTTGTGGGATTTCGTCGTCGAGGACCAAAGCCGCAAGCTGCCGGCGACCGAGCGCGTGCTGCACACGCTGCTGGCCGTCAACGGCGGCGCGCTGTTCGGGATGCTCGCGATGCAACTGGCCGTCTGGGCGCACGAACCGACCGCGCTGCACGCGATCGACGTCGGCTGGCGCGGCTGGCTGCTCAGCCTGTTCGCCGTCGGCGTGACGGTGTCGGGTATCCGCGACGGGATTGCCGCGTGCCGTATCGCGCGACACGCTCCGGTTGCCAATCCGTTCGCGGGGCAGCCGGCCGGCAACGTGCTCGTCACCGGCGGCACGGGTTTTATCGGCGAAACCCTCGTGAACCAGCTGCTCGATGCGGGGCATACGGTCACGTTGCTGGCGCGCGATCCGCTGCGCGCGGCCTACCAGTTTCATGGACGCGTGCGCAGCGTGACGTCCGTCGAACAGTTGCAGCCGCATGAGCGCTTCGACACCGTGATCAATCTTGCGGGCGCGCCGGTGCTGGGCGCACGCTGGAGCAAGCGCCGGCAAGCGCTGCTGCTCGCCAGCCGCGTCGGCGTCACGCAGTCGCTGATGCGCTGGGTCGAGACCGCCCAGGTCAAGCCGCGCACGTGGATCCAGGCTTCCGCGATCGGCTACTACGGCGTGCGGCCGGCCGACGAACGACTCGACGAGGGCAGCAGCGCCGGCACCGGCTTCATGTCCGAGCTGTGCCGGCAGTGGGAACGGTCCTCGCAGCCGCTGGAGCGCCATGGCGTGCGCGCGGTGGTGCTGCGGCTGGGCATCGTGTTCGGCCCCGGCGGCGCGTTGCGCCCGATGCTGCTGCCGCATTACTTCGGGATGGGCGGACGATTCGGCGACGGTGCGCAGGTCATGAGCTGGATCCACCGGGACGACGTGCTGCGGATCATCGCGCGCGCGATGTCGAACGCGGGCATGCACGGCGTCTACAACGCGGTGGCGCCCGGCGCATTGACCCAGCGCGAGTTCGTGCAGGTCGTGACGAAGGTGCTGCGCCGCCCCGCATGGCTGCATGTGCCGGCCGCGCCGCTGCGCTGCGCGATGGGCGAGATGGCCGAGCTGCTGCTGGATGGGAAGCGGGTGATGCCGGCGCGGCTGCATCACGACGGCTTCATGTTCAGGTTCCCGACCGCCGAGCACGCGCTGCGCGACCTGACGAATCGGCCGCATGGCGATTTTGCACACCCGGCCTGTCGCTTGCCCCGCAGTCGTGTATAA
- a CDS encoding TetR/AcrR family transcriptional regulator yields the protein MGVSRQQAAENRSAIVAAAERLFRVRGVDAVGLTELMKEAGFTQGGFYNHFKSKDALVAEVMEKAMQDRADSPNAGSLAAQVALYLSAAHRDNVEAGCPLSGFAGDAPRLTDAARARYAHGLTAYLDRLERMVATEGATPEQTRRDALAVFSQMVGALVLSRAIAGTDPALADEILDAGRDALTDGRDGPVAPA from the coding sequence ATGGGCGTATCAAGACAGCAGGCTGCCGAGAACCGGAGCGCGATCGTCGCGGCCGCCGAGCGGCTGTTCCGCGTACGCGGCGTCGACGCCGTCGGGCTGACGGAGCTGATGAAGGAAGCCGGCTTCACGCAGGGCGGCTTCTACAACCACTTCAAGTCGAAGGATGCGCTGGTCGCCGAGGTGATGGAAAAGGCGATGCAGGACCGCGCGGATTCGCCGAACGCCGGCAGTCTCGCCGCGCAGGTGGCGTTGTATCTGTCGGCAGCGCATCGCGACAATGTCGAGGCCGGGTGCCCGCTGTCCGGCTTCGCGGGCGACGCGCCGCGACTGACCGATGCGGCGCGCGCGCGCTACGCGCACGGCCTGACAGCGTATCTCGACCGGCTGGAACGGATGGTGGCGACCGAAGGCGCGACGCCTGAACAGACGCGCCGCGATGCGCTCGCAGTCTTCAGCCAGATGGTCGGCGCGCTCGTGCTGTCGCGCGCGATCGCCGGCACCGATCCCGCGCTGGCCGACGAGATCCTCGACGCGGGACGGGATGCGCTCACCGACGGACGCGACGGTCCGGTCGCGCCGGCGTAA
- a CDS encoding GNAT family N-acetyltransferase, with amino-acid sequence MTEPVTVRRVGASDATACVDALADVLIDCVEGGASVSFMLPIERSTAVAFWTRVADGVQNGERILLVAEDAAGRIVGTVQVVTEQPENQPHRADIAKMLVSRHARRQGVAARLMAAADAAARDAGKTVLVLDTVTGGDAERLYERAGWQRVGVVPNFALMPDGALCATTFFHKQLA; translated from the coding sequence ATGACCGAACCTGTTACTGTCCGCCGCGTCGGCGCGAGCGATGCGACAGCTTGCGTCGACGCGCTGGCCGATGTGCTGATTGACTGCGTCGAGGGCGGCGCATCCGTCAGTTTCATGTTGCCGATCGAGCGCTCGACCGCCGTCGCGTTCTGGACGCGCGTGGCCGATGGCGTCCAGAACGGCGAGCGCATCCTGCTCGTCGCCGAGGACGCGGCCGGCCGGATCGTCGGCACCGTGCAGGTCGTGACCGAGCAGCCCGAGAACCAGCCGCATCGCGCGGACATCGCGAAGATGCTGGTGTCGCGGCATGCGCGTCGGCAGGGTGTCGCCGCGCGGCTGATGGCGGCGGCCGACGCGGCCGCGCGCGACGCCGGCAAGACCGTGCTCGTGCTCGACACCGTGACGGGCGGCGACGCCGAGCGGCTGTACGAGCGGGCCGGCTGGCAGCGCGTCGGCGTCGTGCCGAACTTTGCGCTGATGCCCGATGGCGCGCTTTGCGCGACGACGTTCTTCCACAAGCAGCTCGCGTAA
- a CDS encoding DUF2269 family protein: MNTYLVVKALHILSSVLLVGTGFGTAFYLFFANRTRSVPAIAAVSRLVVRADWWFTTPAVIFQPASGLWLAHTAGWPWHTPWLVASIVLYAIAGACWLPVVWLQVELAAMAKLAYVNGDGALPERYWRYAKRWELLGYPSFFAMLSVYFLMVIKPA, encoded by the coding sequence ATGAATACCTATCTCGTCGTCAAGGCGCTGCATATCCTGTCCTCGGTGCTGCTGGTCGGCACGGGGTTCGGCACCGCGTTTTATCTGTTCTTCGCGAACCGCACGCGGTCGGTGCCCGCGATCGCGGCCGTGTCGCGGCTCGTGGTGCGCGCGGACTGGTGGTTTACGACACCGGCCGTGATCTTCCAGCCGGCGTCGGGGTTGTGGCTCGCGCATACGGCCGGCTGGCCGTGGCATACGCCGTGGCTCGTCGCGTCGATCGTGCTGTACGCGATCGCCGGCGCGTGCTGGCTGCCGGTCGTGTGGCTGCAGGTCGAACTCGCCGCGATGGCGAAGCTCGCTTACGTGAACGGCGACGGCGCATTGCCGGAGCGCTACTGGCGCTATGCGAAGCGCTGGGAGCTGCTCGGTTATCCGTCGTTCTTCGCGATGCTGTCCGTCTACTTCCTGATGGTGATCAAGCCGGCGTAA
- a CDS encoding SRPBCC family protein translates to MSASDVEPAEAHDLVITRTLRAPRHALWRAWTDPELLKEWWCPKPWTTEVRAFDLRPGGTFHTFMRGPDGGTSDNPGCFLEIVPEARIAFTSMLTGGWRPQVPWLGFTAIVTMADDAAGSRYEARVMHPDAATRERHEALGFFEGWNTCITQLDAFAATLR, encoded by the coding sequence ATGTCAGCAAGCGACGTCGAACCCGCTGAAGCCCACGATCTCGTCATCACACGCACGCTGCGCGCGCCGCGCCACGCGCTGTGGCGTGCGTGGACCGACCCCGAACTACTCAAGGAATGGTGGTGCCCGAAACCGTGGACCACCGAGGTGCGTGCGTTCGACCTGCGGCCGGGCGGCACCTTCCACACGTTCATGCGCGGCCCCGATGGCGGCACGAGCGACAATCCCGGCTGCTTCCTCGAAATCGTGCCCGAAGCGCGCATCGCATTCACGTCGATGCTTACCGGCGGCTGGCGGCCGCAGGTGCCGTGGCTCGGCTTCACGGCGATCGTCACGATGGCCGACGACGCCGCGGGCAGCCGCTACGAGGCGCGCGTGATGCACCCCGATGCCGCGACGCGCGAGCGCCACGAAGCGCTGGGTTTCTTCGAGGGCTGGAACACCTGCATCACGCAACTCGACGCATTCGCGGCCACGCTGCGCTGA
- a CDS encoding membrane protein, producing the protein MKRSHVALALAGLLVALPIAAYALVKPLRIVAPALIPGVSCPSADICTDDAAKLGDAQQLYRDGYARAAAAVGGFRAAPRVVFCSTLACADAFGLGQRAALTLGNFGVAVAPRGWQTYFLAHELIHHRQAEVLGNLAVAIKPRWLIEGMAYSLSEDPRHPLTEPFESWRTRFDAWHAALGGQPLWDAARAVE; encoded by the coding sequence ATGAAACGCTCCCATGTCGCTCTCGCCCTCGCGGGCCTGCTCGTCGCACTGCCGATTGCCGCGTACGCGCTCGTCAAGCCGCTGCGCATCGTCGCGCCCGCGCTGATCCCCGGCGTGTCCTGCCCGAGCGCCGACATCTGCACGGACGATGCCGCGAAGCTCGGCGACGCGCAGCAACTCTATCGCGACGGCTATGCGCGCGCGGCGGCGGCCGTCGGCGGGTTCCGTGCCGCGCCGCGCGTCGTGTTCTGCTCGACGCTCGCGTGCGCCGACGCATTCGGCCTCGGCCAGCGCGCGGCACTGACGCTCGGCAATTTCGGCGTGGCCGTGGCGCCGCGCGGCTGGCAGACCTACTTTCTCGCGCACGAGCTGATCCATCACCGCCAGGCCGAAGTGCTCGGCAACCTGGCCGTCGCGATCAAGCCGCGCTGGCTGATCGAAGGGATGGCGTATTCGCTCAGCGAAGATCCGCGCCATCCGCTGACGGAGCCGTTCGAATCGTGGCGCACGCGTTTCGATGCGTGGCATGCGGCGCTGGGCGGGCAACCGCTGTGGGATGCCGCGCGAGCGGTGGAATAG
- a CDS encoding SDR family oxidoreductase, with protein MNAVLPSTGQGGHTGERSMTVLVCGANGFIGRALCAQLEAGGHRVLHGVRDAAGPRDVGIDFAKDVDPDTWLARLEGVDVVINAVGILADRRGATLDAVHRAAPCALFTACCRARVRRVIQISALGVERGDTRYFASKHAADRFLQTLPIDFRIVRPALVYGAAGTSARFFRMLASLPVHALPAGGHQRLRPVHVDDLAELVARLVAQSFDAPAAGSAVIDVVGNDEVEYREMLARYRAALGFPPAAGVTLPGPLVGAAAALFGTLPGAMLTRDSWTMLRGGNTGDPAAAAAVLGRPPRGIGGFIGADAAALRRDALAMWRRPLLLGALAIVWIWTAIASAFIHPLHASLALLAHAHLTGLPALVALYAASALDFAFGIATVAAPSRRLWVAQAVLIVAYSAVIAVTMPGLLAEPFGPVLKNVPILAILLILFSEEEQP; from the coding sequence ATGAACGCAGTCTTGCCGTCGACCGGCCAGGGCGGCCACACCGGGGAACGCAGCATGACCGTCCTCGTCTGCGGCGCGAACGGCTTCATCGGGCGGGCACTGTGCGCGCAGCTCGAAGCCGGCGGCCATCGTGTGCTGCATGGCGTGCGCGATGCGGCCGGCCCGCGCGACGTCGGGATCGACTTCGCGAAGGATGTCGATCCCGACACGTGGCTCGCGCGGCTGGAGGGCGTCGACGTGGTGATCAATGCGGTCGGCATCCTCGCCGATCGACGCGGCGCGACGCTCGACGCCGTGCATCGCGCCGCGCCGTGCGCGCTTTTCACCGCGTGCTGCCGTGCGCGTGTGCGGCGTGTGATCCAGATCTCGGCGCTCGGCGTCGAGCGCGGCGATACGCGGTACTTCGCAAGCAAGCACGCAGCCGACCGCTTCCTGCAGACGCTGCCGATCGATTTCCGGATCGTGCGTCCGGCGCTCGTCTACGGTGCGGCCGGCACGTCGGCGCGGTTTTTCCGGATGCTCGCGAGCCTGCCCGTGCATGCACTGCCGGCGGGCGGCCATCAACGGCTGCGTCCCGTGCACGTCGACGACCTCGCCGAACTCGTCGCGCGGCTCGTCGCGCAGTCGTTCGATGCGCCAGCGGCCGGCAGCGCGGTGATCGACGTGGTCGGCAACGACGAAGTCGAATACCGCGAGATGCTGGCCCGCTACCGCGCCGCGCTCGGGTTTCCGCCGGCCGCCGGCGTGACGCTGCCGGGCCCGCTGGTCGGCGCGGCGGCCGCGCTGTTCGGCACGCTGCCGGGCGCAATGCTCACTCGCGACTCGTGGACGATGCTGCGCGGCGGAAACACCGGCGATCCGGCGGCTGCCGCGGCCGTGCTCGGCCGGCCGCCACGCGGCATCGGCGGTTTCATCGGCGCGGACGCGGCCGCGCTGCGTCGCGACGCGCTCGCGATGTGGCGGCGCCCGTTGCTGCTGGGCGCGCTCGCGATCGTGTGGATCTGGACGGCCATCGCAAGCGCGTTCATCCATCCGCTGCACGCGAGCCTCGCATTGCTCGCGCATGCGCACCTGACGGGGCTGCCTGCGCTGGTCGCGCTCTACGCGGCAAGCGCGCTGGACTTCGCGTTCGGCATCGCGACCGTCGCCGCGCCGTCGCGCCGCCTGTGGGTTGCGCAAGCCGTGCTGATCGTCGCGTACTCGGCCGTCATCGCGGTCACGATGCCGGGCCTGCTGGCCGAACCGTTCGGCCCCGTGCTCAAGAACGTGCCGATTCTCGCGATCCTGTTGATCCTGTTTTCAGAAGAAGAACAACCATGA
- a CDS encoding glutathione S-transferase family protein gives MLHILGKIPSINVRKVLWLCTELNLPFEQEDWGAGFRTTNDPAYLALNPNALVPVIKDDDFVLWESNTIIRYLANRYGDDALYPAEPRARARVDQWIDWQGTDLNRSWVGAFLGLVRKSPDHQDPDGIAQSIAGWTKHMRVLNAQLESTGAFVAGGTFTLADIPIGLSVNRWFGTPFEHPDFPAVSRYIERLATREGFKTYAGSANP, from the coding sequence ATGCTGCACATCCTCGGCAAGATCCCGTCCATCAACGTCCGCAAGGTGCTGTGGCTGTGCACCGAGCTGAACCTGCCATTCGAACAGGAAGACTGGGGCGCGGGTTTCCGCACGACCAACGATCCGGCCTATCTCGCGCTGAATCCGAACGCGCTCGTGCCCGTCATCAAGGATGACGATTTCGTGCTCTGGGAATCGAACACGATCATCCGCTACCTCGCGAACCGCTATGGCGACGACGCGCTCTATCCGGCCGAGCCGCGGGCCCGCGCGCGGGTCGATCAATGGATCGACTGGCAGGGCACGGACCTGAACCGCTCGTGGGTCGGCGCGTTCCTCGGCCTCGTGCGGAAATCGCCCGATCATCAGGATCCGGACGGCATCGCGCAGTCGATCGCGGGCTGGACGAAGCACATGCGCGTGCTGAATGCGCAGCTCGAATCGACCGGCGCGTTCGTGGCTGGCGGCACCTTCACGCTCGCGGACATTCCGATCGGCCTGTCGGTGAACCGCTGGTTCGGCACGCCGTTCGAGCATCCGGATTTCCCGGCGGTGTCGCGCTATATCGAGCGTCTCGCGACGCGCGAAGGCTTCAAGACCTACGCCGGCAGCGCGAATCCGTGA
- the fabV gene encoding enoyl-ACP reductase FabV, whose protein sequence is MIIKPRVRGFICVTTHPVGCEANVKEQIDYVTSHGPIANGPKKVLVIGASTGYGLAARISAAFGSGADTLGVFFERAGSESKPGTAGWYNSAAFEKFAAEKGLYARSINGDAFSDKVKQVTIDTIKQDLGKVDLVVYSLAAPRRTHPKTGETISSTLKPIGKSVTFRGLDTDKEVIREVALEPATQEEIDGTVAVMGGEDWQMWIDALDEAGVLADGAKTTAFTYLGEQITHDIYWNGSIGEAKKDLDKKVLSIRDKLAAHGGDARVSVLKAVVTQASSAIPMMPLYLSLLFKVMKEIGTHEGCIEQVYGLLKDSLYGATPHVDEEGRLRADYKELDPQVQAKVVAQWDKVTNENLYELTDFAGYKTDFLRLFGFEIAGVDYDADVNPDVKIPGIIDTTA, encoded by the coding sequence ATGATCATCAAACCGCGCGTGCGTGGCTTCATCTGCGTGACGACTCATCCCGTCGGCTGCGAAGCCAACGTCAAGGAACAGATCGACTACGTGACTTCGCACGGCCCGATCGCCAACGGCCCGAAGAAGGTGCTCGTGATCGGCGCGTCGACCGGCTACGGCCTCGCCGCCCGGATCTCGGCCGCATTCGGCTCGGGCGCGGACACGCTCGGCGTGTTCTTCGAGCGCGCCGGCAGCGAATCGAAGCCCGGCACGGCCGGCTGGTACAACAGCGCCGCGTTCGAGAAATTCGCCGCCGAAAAGGGGCTCTATGCGCGCAGCATCAACGGCGACGCATTCTCCGACAAGGTCAAGCAGGTCACGATCGACACCATCAAGCAGGATCTCGGCAAGGTCGATCTCGTCGTCTACAGCCTCGCGGCACCGCGCCGCACGCACCCGAAGACGGGCGAAACCATCAGCTCGACGCTCAAGCCGATCGGCAAGTCGGTCACGTTCCGCGGCCTCGACACCGACAAGGAAGTGATCCGCGAAGTCGCGCTCGAACCGGCCACGCAGGAAGAGATCGACGGCACCGTCGCCGTGATGGGCGGCGAGGACTGGCAGATGTGGATCGACGCGCTGGATGAAGCCGGCGTGCTGGCCGACGGCGCGAAGACGACCGCGTTCACGTATCTCGGCGAGCAGATCACGCACGACATCTACTGGAACGGCTCGATCGGCGAAGCGAAGAAGGATCTCGACAAGAAGGTGCTGTCGATCCGCGACAAGCTGGCCGCGCACGGCGGCGACGCACGCGTGTCGGTGCTGAAGGCCGTCGTCACGCAGGCCAGCTCGGCGATTCCGATGATGCCGCTGTACCTGTCGCTGCTGTTCAAGGTGATGAAGGAAATCGGCACGCACGAAGGCTGTATCGAGCAGGTGTACGGGCTCCTCAAGGACAGCCTGTACGGCGCGACGCCGCACGTCGACGAAGAAGGCCGCCTGCGCGCGGACTACAAGGAACTCGATCCGCAGGTGCAGGCGAAGGTCGTCGCGCAGTGGGACAAGGTGACGAACGAGAACCTGTACGAGCTGACCGACTTCGCCGGCTACAAGACCGACTTCCTGCGACTGTTCGGCTTCGAGATCGCAGGCGTCGACTACGACGCGGACGTGAACCCAGACGTGAAGATTCCGGGCATCATCGACACCACGGCCTGA
- a CDS encoding SDR family oxidoreductase, protein MKIEGAVVFVTGANRGLGLEFAKQALARGARKVYAAARDPATVTLPGVVPVKLDVTDPAAVAAAADAARDVTLLINNAGIARLGSLTDDGAPDALREHFETNVFGMLAMSRAFAGTLAGHGGGAILNILSVASWVNRPILAGYGVSKSAAWALTNGLRHSLREQRTQVVGLHAGFIDTDLTRGLDVPKATPDDVVRQAYDAIEAGAEEVSTDEFTRHVKATLSSGVYLEEPAPR, encoded by the coding sequence ATGAAGATCGAAGGTGCAGTCGTTTTCGTGACGGGCGCAAACCGCGGGCTCGGGCTCGAGTTTGCGAAGCAGGCGCTCGCAAGAGGGGCGCGGAAGGTCTATGCGGCGGCGCGCGATCCGGCCACCGTGACGCTGCCGGGCGTCGTGCCCGTGAAGCTCGACGTGACCGATCCGGCGGCCGTCGCCGCGGCGGCCGACGCGGCGCGCGACGTCACGCTGCTGATCAACAACGCGGGCATTGCGCGGCTCGGCAGCCTGACGGACGACGGCGCGCCCGACGCGCTGCGCGAGCACTTCGAAACCAACGTGTTCGGGATGCTGGCGATGTCGCGGGCGTTTGCCGGAACCCTTGCCGGCCATGGCGGCGGCGCGATCCTGAACATCCTGTCGGTCGCGAGCTGGGTGAACCGGCCGATCCTGGCGGGCTACGGCGTGTCGAAATCGGCCGCGTGGGCGCTGACCAACGGGCTGCGCCATTCGCTGCGCGAGCAGCGCACGCAGGTCGTCGGGCTGCATGCCGGTTTCATCGATACCGACCTGACGCGCGGCCTCGACGTGCCGAAGGCAACGCCGGACGACGTCGTGCGCCAGGCCTACGACGCGATCGAAGCGGGAGCGGAGGAAGTGTCGACCGACGAGTTCACGCGGCACGTGAAAGCCACGCTGTCGTCGGGCGTCTATCTGGAAGAACCGGCGCCGCGTTGA
- a CDS encoding SRPBCC family protein produces MLHTHTHSTRVSRHLNAPRGRVYRALLDPHAVEQWKVPDGMTCRVDAFDAREGGALRVSLSYDVPSAGTGKTTTHTDTYHGRFVTLVPDERIVEIDVFETDDPMLRGAMTITITLSDEAGGTRVDAVHDGVPPGVPAADNETGWRMALAKLAALVEAG; encoded by the coding sequence ATGTTGCACACGCACACGCATTCGACCCGGGTCAGCCGGCACCTGAACGCACCGCGCGGGCGCGTCTACCGCGCGCTGCTCGATCCGCACGCGGTCGAACAATGGAAGGTGCCCGACGGCATGACGTGCCGCGTGGACGCGTTCGATGCGCGCGAAGGCGGCGCGCTGCGCGTGTCGCTCAGCTACGACGTGCCGTCAGCCGGCACCGGCAAGACCACCACGCACACCGATACCTATCACGGCCGCTTCGTCACGCTCGTGCCGGACGAGCGGATCGTCGAGATCGACGTGTTCGAGACCGACGATCCGATGCTGCGCGGCGCCATGACGATCACGATCACGCTGTCCGACGAAGCGGGCGGCACGCGCGTGGACGCCGTGCACGACGGGGTGCCGCCCGGCGTGCCGGCCGCCGACAACGAGACCGGCTGGCGCATGGCGCTGGCGAAGCTCGCGGCGCTGGTGGAAGCCGGGTGA
- a CDS encoding YhfC family intramembrane metalloprotease — MHPVAPALLFVTLAAGVVAWLAPALLAAAWRRRTQVPLRVFFYGMLTFLVFQPVLRMSWQVPLYRWLAHDPRWHLPMLVFAALTAGLFEECGRWVAFRYLLPKRRDAQTAVMLGLGHGGLEAMLLVGVGFLALGTGYLLAHAGVVVPEGVQSLIGSQFAGMTLASPFLALLERTSALAAHVGLSLIVLQAFVRGTKRWLAYAIAIHFVIDLAVVLLTRYWHVGTVLVEAILFACSAVLLWLGIRWSRWGTGAGDTRSGHAA, encoded by the coding sequence ATGCATCCCGTCGCCCCCGCGCTCCTGTTCGTCACGCTTGCGGCCGGTGTCGTCGCGTGGCTCGCGCCTGCGTTGCTCGCGGCCGCGTGGCGACGCCGCACGCAGGTGCCGTTGCGCGTGTTTTTCTACGGCATGCTGACCTTCCTCGTGTTCCAGCCAGTGCTGCGCATGTCGTGGCAGGTTCCGCTGTACCGCTGGCTCGCTCACGACCCGCGCTGGCATCTGCCGATGCTGGTGTTCGCGGCGTTGACGGCCGGGCTGTTCGAGGAATGCGGGCGCTGGGTCGCGTTCCGGTATCTGCTGCCGAAGCGGCGCGACGCGCAGACGGCCGTGATGCTCGGGCTCGGGCACGGCGGGCTGGAGGCGATGCTGCTGGTCGGCGTCGGGTTTCTCGCGCTCGGCACGGGCTACCTGCTCGCGCACGCGGGCGTCGTCGTGCCCGAGGGCGTGCAGTCGCTGATCGGGTCGCAGTTCGCGGGCATGACGCTCGCGTCGCCGTTTCTCGCGCTGCTCGAACGCACGAGCGCGCTGGCCGCGCATGTCGGGCTGTCGCTGATCGTGCTGCAGGCATTCGTGCGCGGCACGAAGCGCTGGCTCGCGTATGCGATCGCGATCCATTTCGTGATCGACCTCGCCGTCGTGTTGCTGACGCGGTACTGGCATGTCGGTACCGTGCTGGTCGAAGCGATCCTGTTCGCGTGCAGCGCCGTGCTCCTGTGGCTTGGCATTCGCTGGAGCCGATGGGGGACGGGCGCCGGCGACACGCGCTCTGGGCACGCAGCGTGA